Below is a genomic region from Ammonifex degensii KC4.
CCGGGGACGAGGAGTTTCCTCCTCAGGCTACCGTTCTTTTCGACACTACTGCTCCCGCTTACTTTTCCACCGAGGACTGTGTGTGGCTGGCTCAGTTGGGCGTGAATTACCTGGCGGCTGCTCAGAAAGGGGTGGGTTTTGAGAATGGAAAAGCTTTATGAGAAGCGGCTCAAGTCGGAGACGGTTTTCCAGGGGAGAATCTTGCGGGTTAGGGTGGACACCGTTTTGCTGCCCGACGGGTGCACCTCCACCCGGGAGGTGGTGGAGTACTCCGGGGCGGTAGCCATCGTTCCTTTAACGGCGGAAGGGGAGGTGGTTATGGTAAGGCAGTACCGCTACCCCGTGGGGCGCGAGCTATTAGAAATCCCGGCGGGCAAGATAGAGGAGGGCGAAGAGCCGGAAGCCTGCGCCCGGAGGGAGCTAGAGGAAGAAACGGGGTTTATGGCACGTTCCTGGCAACATCTGGGAAGCTTCTACTCCACGCCAGGCTTCACCAGCGAAAAGATGCACCTTTTCTTGGCGCAAGACCTTTATCCGGGAAAGAAAAACCCCGACCGGGACGAGTTCTTGCGGGTAGAGCGCCTGCCCCTAGCTCAGGCTTTAGAACTCATAAGAAAGGGCGAGATTGCCGACGCCAAGTCGATCTGTGGCCTACTTTGGGTGAGCCATTTTCTCCTTCAGCGTTGACTCCCTCCCCAGGGTTAAAGCCCGGGGATTCCTTCAGGCGGCTTTAAGCCGCCGTCCGGCTGCCGCTCGCCGCTTTAAGCGTACCAGCGGCAGGTTTGAAGCGGCCCACCCACCGGTGTCTGTTCCACCGATAGGCAAGCGGCTTCTGGGGCGTGGCCTCCGCCCCGTGCTCCTTCGAGGAGCCCTGGAGGAGTATGTTTAACGCCGCGTTGGCATCTGCGTGCCAAAGCTTACCGCACTTCTCGCACACCGCTTTATGCCGCACAGGCCGCCTGACAGGATGCCCGCAGACGGCGCACCGGGAAGAGGTACCGCGCGGCTCCATGGGAACAACTTTTATCCCGGCCCGAGCACAGGCAGCTTCGATAAGGTTCCTTAACATCCTGAAGGCCCAGAAGTTGTGCACCAGGATGTTTTTCGGCCCGAAGTCCATGTCCTCCCGGATGCCCGTCAGGTCCTCAAGGAAAAGCCTGGTCACCCGGTGCCGCTTGAGAATGCGGGCAACTTCCGCGGCCAAAGCGACAAAGGCGTGCCTGAGCCTGCGGGCGCGAAGCTGATAAAACCTCCTCAGCTTCCTGGAGGTCTTTCTTCCCGTCCGGTTGAGCCTTGACTGTTCCTTCGCAATCTGGTTGGTCCAGTAGAGGAAGTCCTTGATGACTTCCCGGGCGGAGAAGAGGAGCTGGCGGCCGAGTCCCTCTATGGCCAAGGCGACCAGGACCCTCGCGCCCAGGTCGATGGCGGCGTGTTTTTCGGGCCGGACTTTTCTTACCGGCTCCGGCACCTCCACCACCTGGTGGGCGTACCAGCGCTTCCTCACAGGGTCGTACTTGAGCTCCAGGGTCTTAGGCCAGCCGTGGAAGCGCAGGACACCCTTAGTGCACAGGACCAGGCGATCTCCACGCTTTTCCCGCAGGTCTGTGGGTAAAGTCAGAGAGACCGTCCTGGCGTCCAGGGAGTAGGACCGCGGGGACTTAACCGGGATCAGCCTGACCAGGCGCTTCCCTGTGCGGCGATCC
It encodes:
- a CDS encoding RNA-guided endonuclease InsQ/TnpB family protein — its product is MKHTNVVRVLPDKQQKQILEIIGDRCAALYNAVQYRCRQAFFGGEPVPSYAALCSEFEEHPAYKALPSDIGQEVIKKARKAWDSYFACLRLYRKGDIPRPPRVPGYWKDRRTGKRLVRLIPVKSPRSYSLDARTVSLTLPTDLREKRGDRLVLCTKGVLRFHGWPKTLELKYDPVRKRWYAHQVVEVPEPVRKVRPEKHAAIDLGARVLVALAIEGLGRQLLFSAREVIKDFLYWTNQIAKEQSRLNRTGRKTSRKLRRFYQLRARRLRHAFVALAAEVARILKRHRVTRLFLEDLTGIREDMDFGPKNILVHNFWAFRMLRNLIEAACARAGIKVVPMEPRGTSSRCAVCGHPVRRPVRHKAVCEKCGKLWHADANAALNILLQGSSKEHGAEATPQKPLAYRWNRHRWVGRFKPAAGTLKAASGSRTAA
- a CDS encoding NUDIX domain-containing protein codes for the protein MEKLYEKRLKSETVFQGRILRVRVDTVLLPDGCTSTREVVEYSGAVAIVPLTAEGEVVMVRQYRYPVGRELLEIPAGKIEEGEEPEACARRELEEETGFMARSWQHLGSFYSTPGFTSEKMHLFLAQDLYPGKKNPDRDEFLRVERLPLAQALELIRKGEIADAKSICGLLWVSHFLLQR